The following proteins are co-located in the Helicoverpa armigera isolate CAAS_96S chromosome 23, ASM3070526v1, whole genome shotgun sequence genome:
- the LOC110376788 gene encoding small ribosomal subunit protein mS26, producing the protein MLSQNSLLKRTWPMLVQSMEAHRKPRWLPVAKSKIYRIPKRPVIPEEERLELMRLHNNYKTQMRSIRRFYHEEMIKERSSRESASSEMSKRIEAEEWVKCVELNDSWNKQVAAEREERRKHEVAALEEYALKRMEALDKLKEAKIAKAAEEIRKQKELSKTFITPETIDAAIDHAIANPVDYNFAIDLKGNKYEGRDTQITRNQGKQEKAASANA; encoded by the exons ATGCTGTCTCAAAATTCACTACTAAAGCGTACCTGGCCAATGCTAGTTCAGAGCATGGAGGCACACAGAAAACCTAGATGGTTGCCCGTCgccaaaagtaaaatatatcgCATTCCCAAACGGCCAGTTATACCTGAGGAGGAGCGTTTAGAGCTGATGCGGCTGCACAATAACTACAAGACTCAAATGCGTTCTATTAGAAGATTCTACCATGAGGAGATGATCAAAGAGCGGTCATCCCGAGAGAGTGCCAGTTCTGAGATGTCCAAGCGCATAGAGGCCGAGGAGTGGGTCAAGTGCGTGGAGCTGAACGACAGCTGGAACAAGCAGGTCGCCGCCGAGAGGGAGGAGAGGAGGAAACACGAGGTGGCGGCGCTGGAAGAGTATGCTCTGAAGAGAATGGAAGCCCTCGATAAGCTGAAGGAAGCGAAGATCGCAAAGGCAGCCGAGGAAATCAGAAAACAGAAG GAACTGAGCAAAACCTTCATCACTCCAGAGACAATTGACGCAGCCATAGACCATGCCATCGCAAATCCCGTAGACTACAACTTTGCCATAGATTTGAAGGGCAACAAGTACGAGGGCAGAGACACACAGATAACCAGAAACCAAGGAAAGCAAGAGAAAGCAGCCAGTGCTAATGCTTAG